The following are encoded in a window of Torulaspora globosa chromosome 4, complete sequence genomic DNA:
- the MAG1 gene encoding DNA-3-methyladenine glycosylase II (ancestral locus Anc_8.184), which translates to MSRFKRSYTGLKRPLPDEDEELSSKVTVELPKDFRDRHTVEFGLACDHILRVDPTLLEIITKQDFPLFLRREQQPQTLAHHYAKLASAIISQQISGAAARSVKARLMKNFGSEFPTPLQMHEQLSNPAGREMIRACGLSGRKVTYLESLTEYFINNEEVIEKLFNSKGKDEEIVEQLTKNVKGIGRWTASMFLVSGLGSYDVFAVEDLGLARGCSNYLSDKPTLVAKLTASRIAVKKSKIKHKKMNWKIYDEDLIELCAERFAPYRTVLMFIFWRLASTNVEVLEKNETNFVSK; encoded by the coding sequence ATGAGTCGTTTCAAGAGGAGTTATACGGGATTGAAGAGGCCGTTacctgatgaagatgaagagctaAGCTCGAAAGTGACCGTGGAACTTCCTAAAGACTTCAGAGACAGACATACAGTCGAGTTCGGCCTGGCATGCGACCATATATTACGAGTAGATCCAACACTGCTCGAGATTATCACCAAGCAGGACTTTCCTTTGTTTCTAAGGAGAGAGCAGCAACCGCAGACATTAGCTCATCATTATGCCAAACTTGCCAGCGCCATAATATCTCAGCAGATAAGCGGTGCAGCTGCTAGGAGTGTTAAGGCTAggttgatgaagaacttcgGCAGTGAGTTCCCAACACCACTTCAAATGCACGAGCAACTGAGTAATCCTGCAGGCAGGGAGATGATACGAGCATGTGGATTGAGCGGAAGGAAAGTGACATATCTGGAGTCACTAACTGAATACTTTATCAATAACGAGGAAGTAATCGAGAAACTATTCAATTCGAAGGgtaaggatgaggaaaTAGTCGAGCAACTCACGAAAAACGTCAAGGGTATCGGGCGCTGGACCGCTAGCATGTTCTTGGTGTCTGGTCTGGGAAGCTACGACGTCTTCGCAGTCGAGGATCTGGGGTTGGCCAGAGGTTGCTCAAATTACTTATCTGACAAACCTACGTTGGTTGCAAAACTTACTGCCAGCAGAATTGCCGTtaagaagagcaagatcaagCATAAAAAgatgaattggaaaatCTACGACGAAGATCTCATTGAGTTGTGCGCTGAGCGGTTTGCCCCCTACAGGACTGTATTGATGTTTATCTTTTGGCGATTAGCAAGCACTAATGTAGAGGTCCTGGAAAAGAATGAAACTAACTTTGTAAGTAAATAG
- the COX15 gene encoding Cox15p (ancestral locus Anc_8.183), with protein sequence MLFRRLLTSTAGRLAVRSRLSFPQSSLGQFRGLITGRTNAIPVCRGYLGQSYFKRRFSVSGLLRQAAAVSNPPKTLLNSSKWVGYWLIGTSGLVFGIVVLGGLTRLTESGLSITEWRPVTGTLPPMNQKEWEEEFEKYKQSPEFKQLNSHIDLDEFKFIFFMEWIHRLWGRAIGAVFLFPAIYFAATRQTSSRVNRRLFGLLAVLGFQGFIGWWMVKSGLDQEQLEARKSKPTVSQYRLTTHLGTAFVLYLGMIWTGFEILKERKWVKDPAKALEAFKLLDNSALRPLRKLSLGMLALTFLTAMSGGMVAGLDAGWIYNTFPKMGETWFPSSRELMDPHFARKEDKSDLWWRNMLENPTTVQLNHRILGITTFFSVLALHSYCSRRKAIVPKAADRTVKLMMGLVTAQVGLGIATLIYLVPISLASIHQAGALALFTSAIVFAAQLRKPRVPMKILVGGLHVQQSKQAGSKILSEVSKLAK encoded by the coding sequence ATGCTCTTCAGAAGATTATTGACGAGCACTGCTGGCAGGCTTGCAGTGAGGTCGCGTTTATCCTTCCCACAGTCGTCACTGGGGCAATTTCGCGGCTTGATCACAGGTAGAACTAATGCTATACCAGTATGCAGAGGATATCTGGGTCAAAGTTATTTCAAAAGGCGTTTCAGTGTCTCTGGATTATTGAGACAGGCAGCTGCTGTATCAAACCCTCCTAAAACGCTGTTAAACTCTTCCAAATGGGTCGGCTATTGGTTGATTGGGACGTCGGGCCTTGTGTTTGGTATCGTGGTGCTGGGAGGACTCACTAGATTGACGGAGTCGGGGCTAAGTATTACAGAATGGAGACCTGTTACGGGAACTCTACCCCCAATGAACCAAAAAGAGTGGGAGGAAGAGTTCGAAAAGTACAAACAGTCACCAGAGTTCAAACAGCTGAATTCTCACATTGATCTAGATGAATTTAAGTTTATCTTCTTTATGGAGTGGATTCACAGACTTTGGGGTCGTGCCATTGGCGCAGTCTTCCTTTTCCCTGCTATTTATTTTGCAGCCACTAGACAGACGTCTTCGCGTGTTAATAGGAGATTATTTGGACTGTTGGCGGTCTTGGGCTTCCAGGGGTTCATAGGCTGGTGGATGGTGAAGTCGGGGTTGGACCAAGAACAGCTAGAGGCCAGAAAATCAAAGCCAACTGTTTCTCAGTACCGACTAACAACTCACCTTGGTACGGCATTTGTGTTGTACCTTGGCATGATTTGGACAggttttgaaattttgaaagagCGCAAATGGGTTAAAGATCCAGCGAaggctcttgaagctttcaaactACTCGATAACAGCGCCCTTCGCCCACtgagaaagctttctttggGCATGTTGGCGCTAACTTTCCTCACTGCAATGTCCGGTGGTATGGTTGCCGGGCTCGATGCTGGTTGGATATACAACACTTTTCCTAAGATGGGCGAAACATGGTTCCCAAGCTCAAGAGAGCTGATGGACCCCCATTTCGCTCGGAAGGAGGACAAGAGCGATCTATGGTGGAGAAACATGCTAGAAAACCCAACAACAGTTCAGCTCAATCATAGAATCTTGGGTATTACCACATTCTTTTCTGTCTTGGCCCTGCATTCATActgcagcagaagaaaagcCATAGTTCCGAAGGCGGCCGACCGAACGGTGAAACTCATGATGGGTCTTGTTACCGCCCAAGTCGGACTTGGTATCGCCACTTTGATCTACCTGGTTCCTATCTCGCTAGCTTCGATCCATCAAGCCGGTGCATTGGCGTTGTTCACCAGTGCCATTGTCTTTGCAGCTCAGCTGAGAAAACCTAGAGTACCAATGAAGATACTGGTCGGTGGTTTACATGTCCAGCAATCCAAGCAAGCAGGAAGCAAGATCTTATCTGAGGTTTCTAAGCTCGCTAAATAA
- the EMP65 gene encoding Emp65p (ancestral locus Anc_8.182): MVKDDSKAGSSRLKSAKDDGSRRKAGLDFRDLLYRCRSSLQFQLDQLVYDKSSEVSSKAEESVEVDQELEQLTNMTRIPLRLEKFMLWTLLACFDCFLHYFTVMPLRIISDIFQIRKNGKWLSRTHTERFMVFLIVIASIVLSKMDTSKAYHRIKRQSSVKLYMLFGVLEMADKMLASMGQSLFTVILSGKFFRQPRFRQFLLTVISLVYLICHGYVMVLQTVALNVAVNSYSNAFLTLLLSMQFAEIKASLLKRTDKEGLFQLAIADVVERSQITFLLIIIALRNIFANSKLQSSLIPRSWTLHATSSVILGVLCGPMFSVIGSELLVDWVKHAYVTKFNRIRPQIYGKFLVIMCTDYTTGLKKFCDRLGLPIQALVVLFIVMIRPTLSQMLEFNSFMNAAIAVFRCALGFVCLIMIKMLLRSLLVVWSKSILAGEQLSTAVTEEEYVPGMLSAGSGKIDRNARSIIHGGSKQSPDYRRARDTPALKLPGSRAAASETRSDRLPPTLNELRSNKDAKNPRSLERVTRYNMVSKRIW, from the coding sequence ATGGTCAAAGATGATTCGAAAGCAGGGTCTAGTAGGCTGAAATCTGCTAAGGACGACGGCAGTAGGAGGAAAGCAGGCTTAGATTTCCGGGATTTGTTGTATCGATGTCGCAGTTCACTGCAATTCCAGCTAGATCAGTTGGTGTATGACAAGAGCTCAGAAGTGAGCTCTAAAGCGGAAGAGAGCGTTGAAGTCGATCAAGAATTGGAACAATTAACTAATATGACAAGAATACCGCTTCGACTCGAGAAATTTATGCTATGGACATTGTTGGCGTGTTTCGATTGCTTCCTACACTATTTTACGGTGATGCCTTTGAGAATTATCAGCGATATCTTCCAAATTCGAAAGAACGGCAAGTGGCTTTCGAGGACTCATACTGAGCGTTTCATGGTTTTTCTTATAGTCATCGCTTCGATTGTTCTCAGTAAAATGGACACTTCTAAGGCGTATCACCGGATCAAACGACAAAGCTCGGTGAAATTGTACATGTTGTTTGGCGTACTGGAGATGGCAGATAAGATGTTGGCCAGCATGGGCCAGAGCTTGTTCACAGTGATACTCTCAGGCAAGTTTTTCCGACAACCAAGATTTCGCCAGTTCCTACTGACAGTTATTTCGTTGGTATACCTAATATGTCATGGATATGTCATGGTGCTCCAGACTGTGGCGCTCAATGTAGCCGTCAACTCATATTCTAATGCATTCTTGACATTGCTGCTATCGATGCAGTTCGCCGAAATCAAGGCCTCTCTGCTGAAGAGGACCGATAAGGAAGGACTGTTTCAATTAGCTATAGCAGATGTTGTGGAGAGAAGCCAAATCACATTTCTACTGATTATCATTGCTTTGAGGAACATTTTTGCGAACTCCAAACTTCAATCTAGCTTGATTCCCCGATCTTGGACCCTCCACGCGACTTCATCCGTCATCCTCGGTGTGCTTTGCGGGCCTATGTTCAGTGTAATTGGCAGCGAGTTGTTAGTTGACTGGGTGAAACACGCCTATGTTACAAAGTTCAATCGAATACGACCCCAAATCTACGGCAAGTTTTTGGTTATAATGTGCACTGATTACACAACTGGTTTAAAAAAATTCTGCGACAGACTTGGGCTGCCGATTCAAGCCCTAgtcgtcctcttcatcgtcatgATACGTCCTACGCTTTCCCAAATGCTCGAATTTAACTCCTTCATGAATGCTGCTATCGCCGTCTTCAGATGTGCGCTGGGATTCGTCTGCCTCATAATGATCAAGATGCTTCTCCGGTCCCTTCTCGTAGTGTGGAGCAAGAGCATACTGGCCGGTGAGCAGCTAAGCACAGCCGTCACAGAGGAGGAATACGTCCCAGGCATGCTGAGCGCTGGAAGCGGCAAGATTGATCGAAATGCGAGGTCCATTATTCACGGTGGATCAAAACAGTCGCCAGACTATCGTCGAGCAAGAGACACTCCAGCATTGAAACTACCAGGCTCGCGTGCTGCTGCATCAGAAACACGCTCAGACAGACTTCCTCCGACGCTAAACGAGCTTCGAAGCAACAAAGATGCCAAGAATCCGCGCTCTCTCGAAAGGGTTACTCGCTACAACATGGTCTCAAAAAGGATATGGTAA
- a CDS encoding Rtr1/RPAP2 family protein phosphatase (ancestral locus Anc_8.181), producing MTTIEDIQKIVLRPFQNHRQLSMREAETLSLELVGILCDSYCKNRETLKYVARFLTQDTYQDILDERNLNKMCGYPMCAKAPERVRDPFSISDNTKKFLWENNPYAYLSTYCSKFHFRCSQFYQVQLSDEALFARTGVHLIAQNATEEATFAEKYEVTLFEELLRKKASEDDVKSLIMGLKRLGIQSGEVESPENDEQMQEDLSKWLSDIKIVENKEPSILGDLTKEDSP from the coding sequence ATGACGACTATCGAAGATATACAGAAGATCGTATTACGCCCTTTCCAAAATCACCGGCAGCTTTCAATGCGAGAAGCAGAGACGTTATCTTTGGAACTTGTTGGAATCCTATGCGACTCCTACTGTAAGAATAGAGAGACGCTGAAGTATGTCGCTAGATTTCTTACGCAAGATACCTACCAGGATATATTAGACGAAAGAAATCTAAACAAGATGTGTGGCTATCCTATGTGTGCGAAGGCGCCAGAAAGGGTTCGTGATCCGTTTTCCATCAGCGATAACaccaagaagtttctttGGGAGAATAATCCTTACGCCTATCTATCGACGTACTGCAGTAAGTTTCATTTCAGATGCTCCCAATTTTATCAGGTTCAGCTTTCGGACGAAGCACTCTTTGCCAGGACTGGTGTTCATCTGATAGCACAAAATGCAACGGAGGAGGCTACATTCGCAGAGAAATATGAAGTTACTCTATTCGAGGAGCTGCTGCGAAAAAAGGCATCGGAAGACGATGTTAAATCGCTGATAATGGGTTTGAAAAGACTTGGGATTCAAAGCGGCGAAGTTGAGTCCCCAGAGAACGACGAACAAATGCAGGAAGATCTTTCGAAATGGTTATCAGACATCAAAATCGTGGAAAATAAAGAGCCGAGTATCTTAGGCGATCTGACGAAAGAAGATTCACCTTGA
- the RRG1 gene encoding Rrg1p (ancestral locus Anc_8.180) has translation MVQNFSYLSRHKAYVLALYRYTLRATASRCSSVHLRCRIRNTLRDIMSKHKHDKSSWTVFRLLEKMGKLNKCLKQGDVQQVWSMLTAMGKKKKPHSKKPVTHALREFSQSAPGTESLSLVEQRESHMLAQYISRNQQHGRLPRHIPHEYQMKLLLPLATHEKDVEKLRMIEAQLSKGPPKCFLTSTAAGSGKIWFVRSAVNKGKRQSRNLGIFLRREKKLAQKRLNYWESCKNNANWALHEAIWEQCLEDGTILHFAPEKYLRSLNLSLDDDENPVPLWKDRECPAKVVEWLQPIKDAMDSLARINLDRKESFKKHRDDVLLTGGQFEFYKNQGNKLHARRVKRFEHLVQDELPYVVPYISGRDLRSLLSKYRL, from the coding sequence ATGGTCCAGAACTTCAGTTACTTATCAAGGCACAAAGCCTACGTGCTGGCTTTGTATCGCTACACTTTAAGAGCCACTGCCAGTAGATGTAGCTCTGTTCACCTGCGATGTCGAATAAGGAACACACTCAGGGATATAATGTCCAAGCATAAACATGATAAATCGAGTTGGACCGTCTTTCGGCTTTTAGAGAAGATGGGTAAGCTGAACAAATGTTTAAAGCAAGGCGACGTTCAACAGGTATGGTCCATGCTAACGGCCATGggtaagaagaagaagcctCATAGCAAGAAACCAGTAACTCATGCGCTGAGGGAGTTCTCGCAGTCAGCACCGGGTACTGAGAGTCTAAGCTTAgttgaacaaagagaatCACACATGTTGGCCCAGTACATTAGCCGCAACCAACAACACGGCAGACTGCCACGTCATATACCGCATGAATACCAAATGAAACTTTTACTGCCGTTAGCTACACATGAGAAGGACGTCGAGAAGCTTCGTATGATCGAGGCTCAGCTCTCTAAGGGGCCTCCAAAGTGCTTCTTGACGTCTACAGCAGCAGGCTCAGGTAAAATTTGGTTTGTAAGATCAGCCGTTAACAAAGGCAAGAGACAGTCCAGAAATCTGGGCATATTTCTGCGTCGTGAGAAGAAACTAGCCCAGAAGAGATTAAATTACTGGGAAAGCTGTAAGAATAATGCTAATTGGGCGTTGCATGAAGCCATATGGGAGCAATGTCTCGAGGACGGAACCATCCTGCATTTCGCACCCGAAAAGTACTTGCGTTCGCTCAATTTATCTttggatgacgatgagaacCCTGTGCCGCTCTGGAAGGATCGAGAGTGTCCAGCAAAGGTCGTCGAATGGCTGCAGCCTATCAAGGACGCGATGGACTCTCTAGCGAGGATCAATCTGGACAGAAAAGAGTCGTTTAAGAAACATCGAGACGATGTTCTACTAACCGGTGGCCAGTTTGAATTTTACAAGAATCAAGGTAATAAGCTGCATGCGAGAAGAGTCAAGCGGTTTGAGCATTTAGTTCAGGATGAGCTTCCTTACGTTGTACCATATATATCTGGCCGCGACCTTCGCAGTCTGCTCTCCAAATACCGTCTTTGA
- the RPS13 gene encoding 40S ribosomal protein uS15 (ancestral locus Anc_8.179), with protein MGRMHSKGKGISSSAIPYSRNAPAWFKLSSDTVVEQIIKYARKGLTPSQIGVLLRDAHGVTQTRVITGNKIMRILKSNGLAPEIPEDLYYLIKKAVSVRKHLERNRKDKDAKFRLILIESRIHRLARYYRTVSVLPPNWKYESATASALVS; from the exons ATGGGTCGTATGCACAGCAAG GGTAAAGGTATCTCTTCTTCCGCCATTCCATACTCCAGAAATGCTCCAGCTTGGTTCAAGTTGTCCTCCGACACTGTCGTTGAGCAAATCATCAAGTACGCCAGAAAGGGTTTGACTCCATCTCAGATTGGTGTGTTGTTGAGAGATGCTCACGGTGTCACCCAAACCCGTGTCATCACCGGTAACAAGATCATGAGAATTTTGAAGTCCAACGGTTTGGCTCCAGAAATCCCAGAAGACTTGTACtacttgatcaagaaggctgtCTCTGTCAGAAAGCACTTGGAGAGAAACAGAAAGGACAAGGACGCTAAGTTCAGATTGATTTTGATCGAATCTAGAATCCACAGATTAGCCAGATACTACAGAACCGTTTCTGTCTTGCCACCAAACTGGAAGTACGAGTCCGCCACCGCTTCCGCTTTGGTCAGCTAG
- the AIM7 gene encoding Aim7p (ancestral locus Anc_8.178), with protein MSSLYHIGTATKDVIRKFRISTARSDVIKCLPIKIEPKPSYEIVIENEELEELEGITDLSELADILPDNSPRYLLTAYPVVTKEGIKQTPLVLIYWKPATVVSQEWKMLYAGALELVRNECGTSRLIEVSSGLEDDDDIENLKNQLGSQSGP; from the coding sequence ATGTCGTCTCTGTATCACATTGGAACTGCGACTAAAGACGTTATCAGGAAATTCCGCATTTCCACGGCAAGATCCGACGTAATCAAGTGTTTGCCCATTAAGATTGAGCCAAAACCATCATATGAGATCGTGATCGAAAATGAAGAACTGGAGGAACTGGAAGGCATTACGGATTTGAGCGAATTGGCCGACATCCTGCCCGATAACAGCCCTCGATACCTGCTTACGGCTTACCCTGTTGTCACTAAGGAGGGAATCAAGCAGACACCGTTGGTACTGATCTACTGGAAACCGGCGACCGTCGTATCGCAGGAGTGGAAGATGCTGTACGCAGGCGCCCTCGAATTGGTCAGAAATGAATGTGGGACTTCCAGGCTGATCGAGGTCTCGTCAGGATtagaagatgatgatgatattGAAAACCTAAAGAATCAGCTAGGCAGCCAGTCTGGTCCATGA
- the LCB2 gene encoding serine C-palmitoyltransferase LCB2 (ancestral locus Anc_8.177) → MSTPANNGSVPLIEPEDLPIEVKRENEYGTLESKDHLYQVRSLKGEPIQRPIIDTPPYYISMITYLNYLILIILGHIHDFLGMKFQKDRHQDILERDGFAPWYSKFESFFARRMKKRIDDCFSRPTTGVPGRFIRCIDRISHNLNEYFTYPGTASMCLNLSSYNYLGFAQSEGQCTDAALASVDKYGVQSGGPRNQVGSTELHLEAEKLIASFVGKEDAMIFSMGYGTNANFFQAFLDSRCLVVSDELNHTSIRTGVRLSGAAVRTFKHGDMAGLEKLIREQIVLGQPKTSRPWKKILICVEGLYSMEGTVCNLPELVALKKKYKCYLFVDEAHSIGAVGPNGRGVCDLFGIDPDDIDILMGTLTKSFGASGGYIAADRWIIDRLRLDLTTANYAEPAAAPVLAQIISSLKTISGELKPGEGRERLQRIAFNSRYLRLGLQRLGFIVYGSPDSPVIPMLLYCPSKMPAFSRMMLQRKIAVVVVAYPATPLIESRVRFCVSAALTKDDLDYLLRHVSEVGDKLYLKLSSGRASAKEDGVPPRWDVEEVIARTAEDCKDDKYFII, encoded by the coding sequence ATGAGTACGCCTGCAAATAATGGAAGTGTTCCACTGATAGAGCCCGAGGATTTGCCTATCGAAGTCAAACGTGAGAATGAGTACGGTACGCTGGAATCCAAAGATCATCTGTATCAGGTGCGGTCTCTAAAAGGGGAACCTATTCAGAGGCCTATCATTGATACCCCACCGTATTACATTTCGATGATCACGTATCTGAACTATCTAATACTGATCATTTTGGGACACATACATGATTTCCTAGGTATGAAATTTCAGAAGGACAGGCACCAGGATATCTTGGAACGAGACGGCTTTGCTCCGTGGTATTCCAAATTCGAGAGTTTCTTCGCGAggagaatgaagaagagaatcGACGATTGCTTCTCGAGGCCTACCACGGGGGTTCCAGGCCGTTTCATCCGCTGCATCGATCGTATCTCGCATAATCTGAACGAGTACTTCACTTATCCGGGGACTGCGTCTATGTGTTTGAATCTGTCGTCCTACAATTACCTTGGTTTTGCGCAGAGTGAGGGACAATGCACAGATGCTGCGTTGGCCAGCGTGGATAAATACGGTGTGCAATCTGGAGGTCCCAGAAACCAGGTTGGCTCAACAGAACTGCATTTGGAGGCAGAAAAACTGATAGCTTCGTTCGTCGGGAAGGAAGATGCAATGATTTTCTCGATGGGCTACGGTACGAATGCCAATTTTTTCCAGGCGTTTCTAGATTCAAGGTGTCTAGTGGTTTCTGACGAGCTCAACCATACTTCGATTAGAACTGGTGTCAGGCTTTCGGGCGCTGCTGTGCGGACTTTCAAGCATGGCGATATGGCCGGTCTAGAGAAGCTAATCAGGGAACAAATCGTGCTTGGGCAACCAAAAACCAGCCGTCcttggaagaaaatccTGATTTGTGTCGAAGGATTGTACTCTATGGAGGGTACGGTCTGTAACCTTCCGGAGTTGGTCGCCCtaaagaagaagtacaaATGCTATTTATTTGTAGATGAAGCTCACTCAATTGGCGCTGTCGGTCCAAACGGACGTGGTGTATGCGATCTCTTCGGCATTGACCCGGATGATATCGATATCCTGATGGGCACGCTAACCAAGTCGTTCGGTGCATCTGGTGGTTACATTGCGGCAGATCGCTGGATCATTGATCGACTGAGGCTAGATCTCACGACCGCGAACTATGCAGAACCTGCCGCAGCCCCCGTCCTAGCACAGATCATCTCATCACTGAAGACAATCTCTGGTGAATTGAAGCCCGGCGAAGGCAGAGAAAGGCTACAACGTATTGCTTTCAACTCGCGTTACTTGCGCCTTGGTTTGCAGAGGTTAGGTTTCATCGTTTACGGCTCACCAGACTCTCCAGTCATCCCGATGCTGTTGTACTGCCCTTCCAAAATGCCAGCTTTTTCCAGAATGATGTTACAAAGAAAAATAGCCGTTGTGGTAGTGGCCTATCCGGCGACGCCTCTGATAGAATCTAGAGTCAGATTCTGTGTTTCCGCTGCACTCACAAAGGATGATCTGGACTATTTACTGCGTCATGTGAGCGAAGTCGGTGACAAGCTCTACTTAAAGCTAAGCTCAGGGAGGGCAAGCGCTAAAGAAGATGGAGTTCCACCCAGATGGGATGTCGAGGAAGTCATTGCGCGTACCGCGGAGGACTGCAAAGATGATAAATACTTCATCATATGA
- a CDS encoding uncharacterized protein (ancestral locus Anc_8.176), with translation MLADGLVVRISDALFKSSLAKNAKPVFPQKIAKFEIKFGEKWAIWGGGKGQFLDVLANKYLCDPPLSLQYGRTQGSAPHVELMAFKGVIPTAHLSARYEHFKDEFDQTCKKFILDNAIGSNAVSYDVSTTDRKVDMALYDKLVDELKLTDLQDRWAMGLSNGQMRRARLAYSLLKEPDMLLIDDPFLGLDSTAASIISKFLANYQSKRRCSVTIGLRIQDAIPQWCTHVCCVDEREGIVFQGPTHELQDQINSMRKRYELEARKHNSSSRYQVEDLVASHPMFRKPQHEVLKMPSTIELRGLEVKYKGVPVLQDLHWDVKPGSKWHIRGDNGSGKSTLLSLITAEHPQSWNSKVIEQGQPRKTGSSNYFDINRRIGMSSPEIHAIVLKNAARDLDIREMISTGFHDASSNNFKPMWTRLSDDKKLLVEMYIKHFNLQELAQTERFSQLNVSNQKLVLFIRSLIKMPQVLILDEAFSGMERGAMMRSHEVLEAWPGTVLVVSHVEEETPKCDHYLRLLAPGNYKVGQISHDET, from the coding sequence ATGCTGGCTGACGGTCTTGTGGTCCGCATTTCCGATGCCTTGTTCAAGTCGTCGCTGGCTAAGAATGCCAAGCCGGTATTTCCTCAGAAAATAGCGAAGTTCGAGATCAAATTCGGTGAGAAATGGGCCATATGGGGTGGAGGCAAGGGCCAATTTCTCGATGTGCTTGCTAACAAATATTTATGCGATCCACCCCTGTCGCTACAATACGGCAGAACACAGGGCTCTGCGCCGCATGTGGAATTGATGGCATTCAAAGGCGTCATCCCAACTGCACACTTGAGCGCTAGATATGAGCATTTCAAGGACGAGTTCGATCAGACttgcaaaaaattcatACTTGATAATGCAATTGGGTCAAACGCTGTATCATATGACGTTAGCACTACGGATCGGAAGGTGGACATGGCACTGTATGATAAATTGGTGGATGAATTGAAATTGACCGATCTACAGGATAGATGGGCGATGGGCTTGAGCAACGGACAGATGAGAAGAGCAAGGCTGGCCTACAGTTTGCTTAAGGAGCCGGATATGCTGTTAATCGACGATCCCTTCTTGGGCCTCGACTCTACGGCAGCGTCTATCATCTCGAAATTCTTGGCAAATTACCAGAGCAAGCGCCGCTGTTCAGTGACCATCGGGTTGAGGATCCAGGACGCTATTCCACAATGGTGCACTCACGTCTGCTGTGTCGATGAACGGGAAGGGATTGTGTTTCAAGGCCCGACTCATGAActccaagatcaaatcaACAGCATGAGGAAAAGATACGAGCTAGAAGCGCGAAAGCACAACAGCTCTTCGCGATACCAGGTGGAGGATCTGGTTGCATCTCACCCGATGTTTAGGAAACCGCAGCACGAAGTGCTCAAGATGCCAAGCACAATCGAACTCAGGGGGCTAGAGGTTAAGTACAAGGGAGTTCCAGTCTTACAGGATTTGCACTGGGACGTAAAGCCAGGTTCCAAATGGCACATACGAGGTGACAACGGCTCAGGAAAATCGACACTACTGTCCCTGATAACCGCGGAACACCCTCAATCCTGGAACTCCAAGGTAATCGAGCAGGGCCAGCCCAGAAAAACTGGCAGCTCGAACTATTTTGATATAAACAGACGCATCGGCATGTCTTCGCCAGAGATACACGCCATCGTGCTGAAGAACGCCGCAAGAGATCTCGACATCAGGGAGATGATTTCCACAGGGTTCCACGATGCCTCCTCCAATAACTTCAAGCCTATGTGGACCCGGCTCAGCGATGAcaagaaactgctggtcGAGATGTACATCAAGCATTTCAACCTCCAAGAGCTAGCCCAAACAGAGCGTTTTAGCCAACTGAACGTCAGCAACCAGAAACTCGTGCTCTTCATCAGGAGCTTGATCAAGATGCCGCAAGTGCTAATTCTTGACGAGGCTTTCTCAGGCATGGAACGTGGCGCAATGATGCGTTCTCATGAGGTGCTCGAGGCTTGGCCAGGAACCGTGCTTGTAGTATCGCATGTCGAAGAGGAGACACCAAAATGCGACCACTACCTGAGACTGTTGGCTCCCGGAAACTACAAGGTGGGCCAAATAAGCCATGATGAGACCTAA